From the genome of Podospora bellae-mahoneyi strain CBS 112042 chromosome 2, whole genome shotgun sequence:
TGAGATGGCGCGGGCTATCACTAAGGTCAGTCATGCCACAATGCCAAGACCAAGTGGCGACATACCATCTCCTTTTCTGAAGCGGTTCCCAGACTGGCGAACTCTTGACGAATAGGCCTTCTCAACCAAGTCACGATCCGCCTTTAAAGACTCTCGCAGAACGGCTTGTTTGTCCTGAGAACAAATCGTTGTCTctggtgttggggtggttgaaTTTGGCTCATCGCCCCGATGCCTGAAGGCTTTGAGCAAGGAAATGCAGTTTGAGTAAGTGTCCAGCAAGGCGTGGATGCTCTTGCCAAACGCCGCCATGGCGTCAACTAAGATgttttgatggtggtttgAAGATCATAAGATGGTAGTACAATGATGTAAGTTGATGATCCAAGCTCTACCAGCTGGGCGGCAGTATAACAGTCAAATATGGTTCCTGGGGTCAAAAATGAGGCTGGAAAGCGGGGCTACACCAGATATACCAGCAGTTGGACAGCAATTTTCAGGTACCAAACTTCGTGTCTCTTGCCCTACCTTGGATCGGGTGTTTTAACTACTCCTGTAACCGCCGAGGGAACAGAACCTGCAGCTTGCGTCAGTTGAGATTCAACGACAGCCAATCATTTGCTAACGGGGGACGGGCATTCGTTAGATCAATATTCTCCAGTTAGTCAACGCTCTTTCTTTGATTTCTGCCCGTGATAGCCAGTTCGATTGCCTGAACGAAACCCATTGAGGGGATGACTGGGTTGAATAGATGTCGACCTCAATTAAGCCCATGGCGCCGACGGCCGCGTAGTCAGAGAGGGGCAACCTACGTGGTCGCTACTAACGGTCACCTCCACAGCCTCGCGGAGGCGGGGATGCGCTGGTGGGATGCGCTGATGGGATCTTATGAGAGAGCGCTATCATGTTTGCTTGATCGCAATGAGATAGATGTTCAGTTTCTACTCACCCAAGAAAACGGTGTTGAGTGTTTTGAGATTTTCAGAAAGATATCTTGGCACGCCAAGAAATGCTGGTTGTGTAGTTCCTCGTGTTGCccaaggtaggtacctactgAACAGTTCTCGATCACCTAGAGTTTGGCGCATATGAATTACTTTTGACGCCTGTCAACCAAATACCGTAGGTACGGACGTGTCGGGCTTCGGAATTAAAAGAGGCTACGCGTCTGCACTTACCCACGCTTTCCACTCGAAGGCCTCGCCAAGGCAGCCATGACTGCTACCCCACGCACACCATGCAGGCCATTGTTCCAGGCCGGTGGCGATAACGCCATCCATTACTTTATCTCTTCAGAACCTCGACCCCAAatcttccctcctccaggCGCACCTCTACCCTAGCCGCCAACTACAACCAAAAATGCGATTACAACCACTAGTTTTCGCTTTTAGCCTCGCGCTGCCCGTCgatgccgctgctgcttggaTCGAACCTTCGCACCGGGACCACCAAGCCGGCCGCCTTCAGCGCAGCAACGGCTACCCTATTCTAACATGGCTGCGTGATACCGTCGTCGAGGCCTTCTTCGGCAAGCAGTTGAGAGATGACGACCTCGACACCTACGAAATCAACCCGGCTGTTGCTACGAGGCATGAGGGTGGCATCGTAGTTCGGTTCAACGCAACCACCTTGGAGCAGAAGCGCCTCCTCACTGACATAACCCGGACACTTCAAGCTTTCGATATCTGGTCCATCTCACACGATCACGTCGACGCAAGAATATATAATGCCAAGATATATCTCAAGAAGATTGTCGACCAATTGCCAGATTCGATGAAGAAACCAGAAATTATGATTTACGATCTGCCCGCCGCCATCTGGGCCACGTACCCCAAGAAGACGACCGGGGGATTCAGCTCGAGTTCCCTCGATGTACTGACATCCAGGGAAGGAATGGGTAACCTATTCTTCAAGGATTATCAGAGGCTGTCGGTAAGTCTTGGTGTCCGGGCGATTCCCACTTGATCAATAATACTCACACTCTTCAGGTCGTCACAAGCTGGATGCGGCTGCTGGAAGCCATGTTCCCATCGCTCACAGAGATGACGAGCATTGGGAAGTCATTCGAGGGGAGGGATATTCATGCCCTCCGTGTCGGCGCACGcagcgaagaggaagaagagggtggttCGAGGAAAACCATACTTGTCACTGGAGGTCTTCATGGCCGTGAATGGATATCAACCAGCACGGTTACATATCTGATGTGGTCCATGGTCACCGCCTACGACAAGGACCCAATGGTCACCAAGCTGCTCGATAAAttcgacatcatcttcatccctATCCTGAACCCCGATGGCTACGAATACACATGGCAGGAAGACCGGCTTTGGCGCAAATCGAGACAGGACACCGGTACAAGCTTTTGCTTTGGCATGGATCTTGACCACGCATTTGGCTATGAATGGGCCACGAATAACAAGGCGGGTCCATGCTCAGAGAACTACGGAGGCGATTCCCCCTTTCATGCCGTGGAAGCGTCGGAGCTGGCAAACTGGGCCAAGAATCAAACAGCGCAAGGGGTCAAGTTTGTGGGTTTCCTCGATATGCACTCGTACTCGCAGCAGGTCCTGTTCCCTTACTCTTATACCTGCGCTGCTCAGCCGCCCAACCTCGAAAACTTGATGGAACTTGGTGTTGGACTGGCAAAGGCCATACGGCTGTCGAGCGGGGAGGCATACACAGTGACCTCTGCCTGTGAGAGTGCTACGGCATACCGAGGAACAGACGATACCCGCgtggaaggcggcggtggctCGGCTATTGATTGGTTCTACCATGAAATTGGAGCCAAATACAGCTACCAAATCAAGCTCCGCGATACTGGTAGCTACGGCTTTTTGCTACCGGCTGACCATATCGTGCCAACAGGCGAAGAAGTGCTCAATGCCCTCAAGTATTTCGGGGACTTTCTCCTCGGCAACAATGGCattgagaagggggagtttgagggaaGTGAGCATGTCCAGAACCCGCCGGCCGATCAATGGAGTGATCTGAAGAGGCGGAGATAGAGACTTGAGGATTGCACAGGAGCGGCGTTATGGATGGGTATgggcatcggcatcggcatgGGCACTGGCATTTTGTATCAGTGGTTTTTTAGGTTCCTTTTGGCAAAGCGTCTTGATGTGTATTTGCATAGCAGCTACAGAGTGATACAGCGATGCATTGGATAACTTTATGCTTTTTTCCCCCACATCACTTGCGGTCAGTCCACTGATTCTAGATTTAGCTTTTGCATGTATCGGACAAGGCGACGGAGTTCTCGACGTTGGGCCCAAAAATAGAAAATTGGGAAAATGAAGCTTTCTCGTGAAGCTGGTCATTGGGTATATTGGATGGAGTCCTGCGAAATAAGAGGCTGGTAGCGCACGAGGTGGTACCCGCCTGGTTCCATATCTTATCACCGGGGGGTTTGAACAGCTCACCAGGGAGTTGTCTCATCGTCGTGGGCGTGTCGCatgttttttgggggtttgaATTGGCTGGATTTCTTGCATAAGCCGAGCATACAGCTGAGCCCGAGAATAGAAAAGAGAGAATCATCAGGGCATCAAAGAGCTATCTCCATATGACTTGCCCTGTGAAGCTTCAAGATAGGGCGAAAATAAGGTCTGGATAGCTTCAGGGGTGTTGCGTGTCTGCCCCGCGATCTGCAAATTATCATTTTAGAGCAGGGCAGGGATGGTCTGCAGGTGGCTGATTGGCTGGAGGGGGCTACAGGTGGGGGCCAAGCGCTCAGCTTGGAAGGAGCTGAGCCGGCGTCGGGTTGCGTC
Proteins encoded in this window:
- the ECM14 gene encoding putative metallocarboxypeptidase ecm14 (EggNog:ENOG503NXUQ; COG:O; MEROPS:MER0013421) encodes the protein MRLQPLVFAFSLALPVDAAAAWIEPSHRDHQAGRLQRSNGYPILTWLRDTVVEAFFGKQLRDDDLDTYEINPAVATRHEGGIVVRFNATTLEQKRLLTDITRTLQAFDIWSISHDHVDARIYNAKIYLKKIVDQLPDSMKKPEIMIYDLPAAIWATYPKKTTGGFSSSSLDVLTSREGMGNLFFKDYQRLSVVTSWMRLLEAMFPSLTEMTSIGKSFEGRDIHALRVGARSEEEEEGGSRKTILVTGGLHGREWISTSTVTYLMWSMVTAYDKDPMVTKLLDKFDIIFIPILNPDGYEYTWQEDRLWRKSRQDTGTSFCFGMDLDHAFGYEWATNNKAGPCSENYGGDSPFHAVEASELANWAKNQTAQGVKFVGFLDMHSYSQQVLFPYSYTCAAQPPNLENLMELGVGLAKAIRLSSGEAYTVTSACESATAYRGTDDTRVEGGGGSAIDWFYHEIGAKYSYQIKLRDTGSYGFLLPADHIVPTGEEVLNALKYFGDFLLGNNGIEKGEFEGSEHVQNPPADQWSDLKRRR